In one window of Xiphophorus hellerii strain 12219 chromosome 23, Xiphophorus_hellerii-4.1, whole genome shotgun sequence DNA:
- the thoc3 gene encoding THO complex subunit 3: protein MKKIGGGKMASQYYQEMQESFRNNNKSREFPAHTAKVHSVAWSCDGRRLASGSFDKTASVFILEKDRLVKENNYRGHSDSVDQLCWHPTNPDLFVTASGDKTIRIWDVRTTKCVATVNTKGENINICWSPDGQTIAVGNKDDVVTFIDAKTHRSRAEEQFKFEVNEISWNNDNDMFFLTNGNGCINILSYPDLKPIQSINAHPSNCICIKFDPTGKYFATGSADALVSLWDVEELVCVRCFSRLDWPVRTLSFSNDGKMLASASEDHFIDIAEVETGEKLWEVQCDSPTFTVAWHPKRPLLAYACDDKEGKYDNNREAGTVKLFGLPNDS from the exons ATGAAGAAGATAGGGGGTGGAAAAATGGCGTCGCAGTATTACCAAGAAATGCAGGAGAGCTTcagaaataacaacaaaagTCGGGAATTCCCGGCTCATACAGCCAAAGTACACTCGGTGGCGTGGAGCTGCGATGGAAGGAGGCTCGCCTCCGGCTCGTTTGATAAAACAGCCAGCGTTTTTATCCTGGAAAAGGACCGCTTG GTGAAGGAGAACAACTACAGAGGACATAGTGACAGTGTGGATCAGTTGTGCTGGCATCCAACCAACCCGGATCTGTTTGTCACTGCGTCTGGGGACAAAACCATTCGCATATGGGACGTACGCACCACCAAATGTGTCGCCACAGTCAACACAAAGG gtgAGAACATTAATATCTGCTGGAGTCCAGACGGTCAGACAATCGCAGTCGGGAACAAAGACGACGTGGTGACCTTTATCGATGCCAAGACGCACCGCTCCAGGGCTGAAGAGCAGTTCAAGTTCGAAGTGAACGAGATCTCCTGGAACAACGACAACGACATGTTCTTCCTCACCAACGGGAACGGCTGTATCAATATCCTCAG TTATCCGGACCTGAAGCCCATTCAGTCCATCAACGCTCACCCGTCCAACTGCATATGCATCAAGTTTGACCCCACGGGGAAATACTTTGCCACAGGAAGCGCTGATGCTCTCGTTAGTCTGTGGGACGTGGAGGAGCTGGTGTGTGTCCGCTGCTTCTCCAG ACTGGACTGGCCAGTGAGGACTCTGAGCTTCAGCAATGATGGGAAGATGTTGGCCTCCGCGTCTGAGGATCATTTCATTGACATCGCAGAGGTGGAAACAG GTGAGAAGCTGTGGGAGGTTCAGTGCGATTCCCCAACGTTCACAGTCGCCTGGCACCCAAAGAGACCCCTGCTGGCCTACGCCTGCGACGACAAGGAGGGCAAATATGACAACAACCGAGAGGCAGGGACAGTTAAACTGTTTGGCCTTCCCAACGACTCCTGA